The following coding sequences are from one Gossypium raimondii isolate GPD5lz chromosome 4, ASM2569854v1, whole genome shotgun sequence window:
- the LOC105779443 gene encoding transcription factor bHLH140, whose amino-acid sequence MDYFPSANFSSSFIDGSSSVTTTSNNSSSCSKEKKKAGKKGKGAVKLSTDPQSVAARERRHRISDRFKILQSMVPGGTKMDTVSMLDEAIHYVKFLKTQIWLHQAMINFVDDDSSSLFLPTSFPVETNIYPSSNPNPNLEPMQPSQLLPLPDSCFQGPQQTMPYDAYMRHQ is encoded by the coding sequence ATGGACTACTTTCCCTCTGCTAACTTCAGCTCATCATTCATTGATGGGTCTTCTTCTGTGACAACAACCAGCAACAACAGCAGCAGCTGCAGCAAAGAGAAGAAGAAGGCTGGCAAAAAGGGCAAAGGTGCGGTAAAGCTATCGACTGATCCACAAAGTGTGGCTGCTAGAGAAAGGAGGCATCGTATCAGTGACCGGTTCAAGATCTTGCAGAGCATGGTTCCTGGTGGGACAAAGATGGACACTGTCTCCATGCTTGATGAAGCTATTCATTATGTAAAGTTCCTCAAAACTCAGATATGGCTTCACCAAGCCATGATCAACTTCGTCGATGACGACTCGTCGTCTCTCTTCTTGCCTACCTCTTTCCCTGTTGAAACAAATATTTACCCATCATCAAACCCTAACCCAAACCTTGAACCAATGCAACCGTCGCAGCTGCTGCCATTGCCGGATTCTTGCTTCCAAGGTCCCCAACAAACCATGCCTTATGATGCATACATGAGACATCAATAA